ttttaattctcttcatttttgCATACTTTGACTTTATTTGTCGATTATCCATATCTTCAAAAttttaggaaaagaaaaaaggaaattaccGAAATCTCTTTGCGTTTCTCTCGTCTCCAATACGTACTCACTATTCACCTCCCCAACGTAGCTTCCTCCTAGAGAGTGATCAATACTCCGAGCCTTCTGCATTGGACAGGTAGGGTGCTGATCCAGATTTCGATGCGTTGACGGAACTCTGTCGGAactttaaatagaaaagagtttATTATGACATTAAAGTGAGTTTCCTTTTGCGAACCCTCCAGCAAGAgacattctttattttcaagaagaataaaaaaaggaaaaataatttacttagTAGATAAAtagtgatatataaaaatggtaatgtatacaattttatactCTTAAAGTATGATTAATTCATACGTCATATATTGAGTaagattaaaatatcaatttaaaaaagctTTTTATTCCAAGTTTTATCAACATCTCATGAGTCTCCATTTGATCTAGattaatataaacttatatTGCATTATACGTATCGTCTATTATCCattaaattatcttattaCATTACTTAATATCACTGAATACTCTTCAATTTTTACACATTTTTCGCGCTATCATAGGCTTCTTCGGTTGATTTTTAgtctaaagaaaaagatagaatattTAGGATATCCGaactacaaaaatataatgaagtaATCAACATTTTTTCACGTTTTTACCTCGATAATACGTAGCATCATATTTTGTAACTGATAGAATTTATCTTTCAAATCTTCTACGGCTTTCTCTCCATCGATAAAGTGAACCGAaagttcattattttctttgcatTGTTCATGGacctttaaataaattcataagatTGTTTTACTCACGCAATAAAAAGTATtcatacataattattaagtCGAATCACGTATTTCTATTAGGTTGAAATTTAGCGAATTTACTTTTGAAGAGTTTTCgtgtttatgtatttttataattttttcaaattcttctTTGTTAAAATTTCCTAATGTGATacctaataaaatttatattaatcattaatccAATTTCAACGGATATTAcaaaatagataatttatactatttttcattctatatGTTCACCTGTATCATTTAATACACCAACTTGCTCCGCTTTTGAACtttgaataatattgttacttaTTTGTGAAAAATTTGCTCCAGTATTTTGAGTTTTATTCATAATTGAGTTATTCTTGGGTGGTAAAACCAtctattaatgaattatataatttatttgtataaattataaacaaaaaattctaatatcgAGAAAATTCTATTAGCAAAATACCTTATTATTAGATTCCGATAAATTCATTGAAGAagttatttgatttatatttttcaaagcgTTATCAATCTCGGCTTGTTTCAAAGTCAATCTgtattttgattaataaaatacaaaattaaaaaaatataataagatttaattttgacgaacgaaaataaaatataccaactcgtgatataaatttttaataatttttaataatatttccatcTGCGAAACACTATATAACGTCAGATCTGATAATGtaccatttaaaaaattcaatacaTCGCGATGTATTTGTTCGTATCTTAACTttgatatattcattattgtttcctgattaaaaaatatttcatttaattccaattctcttttcaaaattttaatctctttcttaAGTTCCAATATGATTGTTTCAGCCTGTGGTCTAACGTTGTATGTAATTTTAACCGGCCGTAATTTCGAAACTGTAGAAGCAAATCGCAAAGTAGACAATGTCGAATCTAAATCTTCTTTCGTAATGCATACGTGTGcaataaatctaaaaaatcataataattggAGATGGAACATTATGAGctgtagcaaaaaaaaaaaataaaagatttttgaaaaatatgaataatttgtgatgaaatggaaaaaattctttgaaataaataaattacaatgtCATTATATTACCGAAGCATCGACGTAACGGAAAGAGCTTGACCCAAAAACTTGAAAAGATTATTAGAACGTAATATACACTTTGTAGATATTTCAAAGCCTctcaaatataagaaaaattgttcgaCTTGAGTTTGACCTAAATTCGCTGTACCCACGTCGATCGGCGACTTCATGCAATTTCGTTTTCCTACCGTTCCTGTTCCTGCCATTTCTACAATATGTATCtatcgtaatataaaaatgatctatttaaaaattattgaaattcatGAAGAATTATAGAAcctatgaatataaaaaataatttctttaatctaCTTTGGCTGTCGCCACAACGGCCCACGAGGTGATTAAACTCGTACTCGAAACATGAAAAGTTATTACTGCAGTACCCAAATGGGAAGCTGGATACATAGAGCCAGTAATCATAGATCTTCTAGTCTCTCCCTCAAAAAGCTTCTTCAATGCTATCTCTtgattctttatatttattattgttacattctataataatgtatttctCTAAGAGTTTAGTTAATtagttaaatgaaaattaagtATTTATACTACCAACGCacatattgtttataaaattaatattgaaaaaagaacaatatgttgaaaaatttaaataaattattaatttagataCCTTAAATGCatctgtattatttattttaattctgttTTCTGTTTTAGCAAGTAAAAgatcttttacttctttaccCCGTAATTCAACAAAACTTAACTGATACTGTATCTTATTAAATTTCCTTCGTTTTGCTTTTTCTACAAACATATCAGACAGAAGCCGCATAACCAATCCTCTGTGCtgagaaaatgaatttaacTACTAcatttattgttcatatataatacaattttcaattttaacgtATCAATGTTTAAGAATCGTACTTCCCAGTTATTTCTGAAACCACCAATCGTAAAACTTTTTCCAGAGCCAATTTGGCCAtaactatatattatacagtTTACACCATCTAAAACccttaaattattttactttaaatgttaattaatttattattgcattttaaGCATGTACTTAGTACTTCtctataagatttttcgttgTAGCATAATAAACTTCTTCTTGAGatgcattataaaaaattccaTCTGTTTGAAAGCACCAATAAATATGATTGTTTATAGCAGATCTCCTCATATACAAATCTTGTAAACATCTTATGCATATTGTCTAAGTATGATtcgatatattgaaaaattgacttgtaaataaatataatagcatgAACATTACAAAGATCTAATCAACTACCTTATGTTCAGTATCAATTTTTGCGCACGTTTCACATATCTTTTCAAGTGGTAAAATTCTCACAAAaacctttatatttttttcattggacTCTAATTCATCATCTGTCATActcaaatgaaaattaatttatttaattttaattggttACAAGTGTTTaccgtatataataaatattttatttttctattatatttatgtgaaATCTCGAaggatgaaaaatttcttattaagtGTGCTCATATTgtaaattcaaaaattttttttttttttttttttttttctaaatattataatgtattaacATATGTCTAAggttatttcaattttttgacTGTGCGCATACAGAATAGGCAACAGCAGTATCTACATCAGCATATTACTCGTCCATTTCCATCGCGCGAAGTAGCTCTGATTCTCAAAACTGATTCGTCCAAGCCTAAATTTGGTGTAACTAATAAGAAGTTACatttaacaaagataaaaggaatctattcaaaaatgaaattatcaaaATCTAATATGTTGTATctcattttaatcatttaattagatgcatttatttaatattataaatcacaAAAGTAAATCTgttatcgaattttatttcataatatatatcatataacatTTTACACCACTATGATCATTgtttaaaatagaatataaataaataatattttaggcttatttcattaaattttatcatctaatgaaatatataattataaatttaaccatattataacattagtattattgttgcGCATGCGCGTAAATGAGATAACGCAATAGTCACTGTCCAATCAGAATATTCCTTTCGGGCGTAGACCGGCTCCTTCAGTTATGGGGAACTTTTTAACTACGCCGGAAGTAATGACGTCATAAGCGAAAATTAGATGACAAACGAATGATGCATCTATCAGTACTGTGTGCTGTTCCAATATTTGATTTTGttggattaataaaaaatacattcagtgaaaacgttaattaattaatatttctgagAGTGATACATAACTGCTTTTTTCATGAAGGTAAGAATGTCTTCcatgatattttcattgtactGATTATCAACTTTACAGACTGAGCTttagttccttttttttatagtgaaagtaatttaatatgtatacattgtATCTctaatatactttatattattaatcattcttttatcttacgctgttaaaatattttttcgtatattatttaaaataaggattataattaaagatacaaatgaataaaatattagatactTCGTATACTAATTTGTTTGttagtatttaaaaatatttgtttcgtATATGTGACTATTAATTAGCCTCTCTCTGTAGAGTCAGaagttttacattatttttatatcatattattttttaatatcagacATTATTGATATCTGTGCTGTCTGATTAAATTTGTAGTAtcagtttattatttttgataaagaaattaaaaaattattttatatgaaaacaatttttgaaTGCTTAcatctatcattttttattgtagGATAATATTGCAAACGTAACAATGTCTGACCATTTTGGACCAATAACTTTAAAATGGGATCCCAAAAATTTGGAAATACGTACTATGTCTGTAGAAAAAACTTTGGAGCCATTAGTGTTGCAAGTAACTACATTAGTAAACACAAAGGGACctagtaagaaaaagaaaggaaaatctaAAAGGGCTAGTGCTTTAGTTGGAACAGTTGAAAAAGCTACTgctaattttattgaaaaaggaGAACAAATTGCATATGAAAATCCTGACATTACTGCAGAAATGTTGAGTGCAGTAGAAGAAGTCAGGAAAACAGGTGATGCAATGAGCATTGCTGCTAggtatgatttattattttatttattcttcatgttcataataaatatctctgatataataaatattttttagagaATTCTCAGAGGATCCTTGTTCCTCTCTTAAACGTGGTAATATGGTTCGAGCAGCTAGAAATCTTTTATCAGCTGTCACACGTTTATTAATCCTAGCAGATATGGTAGACGTGCATCTTTTGTTAAAGTCACTGCATGTTGTTGaagatgatttaaaaaaattaaaaaatgcttCTTCACAAGGTGAATTATTAGAAAACATTAGGCAATTTGGAAGAAATGCATCAGAGCTTATGAATCAGGCAGCTAAACGTCAGCAAGAACTTAAAGATCCTCAATTAAGAGATGATTTAGCGGCAGCTAGGGCTGTTCTTAAAAAACATTCTACTATGCTTCTAACTGCTTCCAAGGTTTTTGTGCGACATCCAGAATTAGCTGCAGCTAAAGCCAATCGTGATTATGTATTAAAACAAGTTTGTGAAGCTGTGAATACAATTAATGATGTGGCACAAGGAAAGACTCCAACTGATAGCCAACATCCTTATGATGGACCAGGAGAATTAGCAGCTGCTTTAGATGATTTTGATGAAAGAATGGTGATGTCTCCACTTGCATATAATGAAGTACGCACAAGACCCAGTCTTGAAGAAAGATTAGAAAGTATAATTAGTGGTGCAGCATTAATGGCTGATTCTTCATGTACTCGAGATGAACGTAGGGAACGTATTGTTGCCGAATGTAATGCAGTTAGGCAAGCACTTCAAGATTTATTAAGTGAATATATGAATAACGTAAGTAAATTATTTCCTCTATATATCCCTTTttgcaaaaattattattatgttttttatgaTGTTTCTACAGTCTTATGTGTTATGTCAAcgaaattgtaaattttagaCTACTTTATTgcattgatttatataattcatgttacattcattttattgatttatt
The genomic region above belongs to Vespa crabro chromosome 2, iyVesCrab1.2, whole genome shotgun sequence and contains:
- the LOC124433187 gene encoding uncharacterized protein LOC124433187: MAGTGTVGKRNCMKSPIDVGTANLGQTQVEQFFLYLRGFEISTKCILRSNNLFKFLGQALSVTSMLRFIAHVCITKEDLDSTLSTLRFASTVSKLRPVKITYNVRPQAETIILELKKEIKILKRELELNEIFFNQETIMNISKLRYEQIHRDVLNFLNGTLSDLTLYSVSQMEILLKIIKNLYHELTLKQAEIDNALKNINQITSSMNLSESNNKMVLPPKNNSIMNKTQNTGANFSQISNNIIQSSKAEQVGVLNDTGITLGNFNKEEFEKIIKIHKHENSSKVHEQCKENNELSVHFIDGEKAVEDLKDKFYQLQNMMLRIIETKNQPKKPMIARKMCKN
- the LOC124421614 gene encoding kinesin-like protein KIF9, producing the protein MTDDELESNEKNIKVFVRILPLEKICETCAKIDTEHKTICIRCLQDLYMRRSAINNHIYWCFQTDGIFYNASQEEVYYATTKNLIEKVLDGVNCIIYSYGQIGSGKSFTIGGFRNNWEVRFLNIDTLKLKIVLYMNNKCSS